In one Streptomyces sp. NBC_01288 genomic region, the following are encoded:
- a CDS encoding Lrp/AsnC family transcriptional regulator → MITAIVLIKTSVDRIPEIAESIAALESVSEVFSVTGTYDLIAMVRVRQHEDLAEVIPGRISKIPGVEGTDTHVAFRTYSQHDLEAAFAIGLDS, encoded by the coding sequence GTGATCACCGCGATCGTCCTCATCAAGACCAGCGTGGACCGGATTCCGGAGATCGCCGAGTCGATCGCCGCGCTCGAATCCGTGAGCGAGGTCTTCTCCGTCACCGGTACGTATGACTTGATCGCGATGGTTCGGGTGCGGCAGCACGAGGACCTGGCCGAGGTGATCCCTGGGCGGATCAGCAAGATCCCCGGGGTCGAGGGGACGGATACGCACGTGGCGTTCCGGACGTACTCGCAGCATGACCTTGAGGCGGCGTTCGCGATCGGGCTGGACTCTTGA